Within Legionella birminghamensis, the genomic segment GGTTGGGCAACAGAATTAATAAGCCAGAATTTGCCAAGTTTTGCATTGATCTTTTTCAGATCTGGTATGACCTGAGGTTGTGTCAATGTTCCATGTACCAGTAAAGGGAAGTTCCCCCCAAGCATTTGCTGAACCTCCTCAAGTTTGCCATTGCCTGCCAAAACAGTTGTCAAAAGCTCGGCTGATAAGGAGTAGTCTGAGAGGTTTAATTTCCCATTGCCTTTTAATTGAAGTTTATCAGTCTGCAAAACGACTGAATTAGTATGCAGATCATTGTCACTAAGCTTGTATTGCATCGAAAGCAGTTTAAAGCGGGTATGCCCCTTGTTTCGGGCTAGATCTGCAAATTCCCTGAAATCAAGCATCTTTTTCAAATCGTCTGCCGGCATAGAAAATAACTGGTCAACTTTTTTACTCACTTCATCAATAACCTGATTCAAATTGACCGTATCAATCCTGCCGTCCTTTATCATAATGCTGCCTTCAGCCTGTGTATACTTTACATCCCTGAAATCACCCTCTGCATGCAAGGAAAAATCGAGTTTGCCTCTGATTAATTGCTTGCCGAGTAAATCATCGAGTAGTTTTTGCGAGTCAAGTCCAGCGGCGGTTTGGTTTAACTTCAATTGGCGGTTTTCAAAATTATAATCCAGATCGCCAACCGATTCTCCTTTATAAAGGCTAATGGTTAAGGGGCTGATGTTAAAGCGTTTTCGTTTCAGAGACGCACCGCCCTGAATGCGGTTGATAGCAAGCTTGCCCATCAGAATATCTTGCAACTGCAATTGCCCGTCAATAGCGAGCGATTGCCAGTTGCTCAGTGGATCACTTAAAAAAAGCGGAGAAAACCGGGTCTTTCCTCTGAATTGTATTTGAGCCTTGGTTTTGCTGTTACCTGAATTAATGAGGCTCATCGCTGATTTAAACTGGATTGGAATGCTTAAGTCCTGGAAATTTAGTTCTTCAGTACCGATTTGGATATTGGAAAAAGTCAGTACGTTGTCCTGATTATGGATCCTAACCAATCCCTTGCTAAGCAGGAAGCGATTAATGGCAAAATGATTCTCCAGGACTGGGGCAGAGACGCTATCCGTTGATTTTGAAGGTTTGGGCAGGGTGGTTAATGAGGGCTGGGAATAGATATCGGCGCTGAACCCATCTACTTTAAATTCACTGAATACTAATGCACCTCTTAATAAAGGAGTTATTCTCAGGTTGAGTATGAGGTTGTCCAGCTTTGCATTAAAATCAGGCTGAGTGCCGTCACCAATTTCCAGCTTTGAAATTTTGATACCGGGCTGAGGGAGTAATTGCCAGCCGATATCGCCTTTAATCACTGTCTTCTTATGGGTCATAACCGATAACTGGCTGCTTACGTATGTGCGGATATTATCGGTGCTCATTGCCTTGCCAAGCAGCCAGAGGGATATAAGCAGGGCTGTGGTAAGCCCGAGAAGACTAAGCGTTAGCTTCTTAAGGAAATTCATAAAAAAGGTCATGCTGTAAAAATTGGAAGCATAGCGATTCAAATACTGCTGTCAAGAATTATTCAATAAAAAAAACTCAAATCAAGCGTGGAAATAAGCTTGATCTTAAATTTTTCCAAAGGTAATCTGATAGTCTTCCCCATGAAAAATGGAAGGAAATAGACGTTGATTTTGCTTTAGGGAAGTACTCAGGATGAGTTCGAATAAATCAAGGAGAGCGTCATGCGGCCAAGCGAATGGGAAGTTGTTATTTTAAAGCCCAGCAAACTTTTTTTGTCTTTTTTAGCTTCACAGTTACCAGAAGTAGACTTACCTTCATTAAAACAGTTGCAAACTGATAACACCGCTTATGTCATTAAGAAGCAAAAAGATGACGAAGCGACACTGGATGAAATCGAACGCCATTTTACCTTTATGTTTCGGCATGAAATCAGCCGCTGGTTAGGCCAGGATGCGCGTAATGAAATTGAAGGCAGTTTTCTCGATTTTTTATGCTGTTTTAAATTCGAACTGCATTCGCAAATTGTCCTTATGGAAGAGAGTATGGAAAAAGGGCAATCTTTGTTGAGAGTTAAGCCGCGCTCTGTGCTGCTTAAGTGGATGCGTTCTGCGGTTGATGAGCAAAGTGAGCTGATTGAAGTTCTCGAACATATCAATCTTTCACAATTAGCCGAAAATGCTACTGTTATTGTGAAAAATTTCAATAACTTAAATGAAATAAAGCCCTTTCTGAAACAATATTACCGGCCCATCTTCGAGGCAGAAATGCTGCGGATGTGTGAGAACTCTGATCAATGGCCAGAAGTCGACTCATTTGAGGAATTCAACCGGTATTTTATGGTAAATGTCCATTCGCAACTGGTGCATTTGTATTAAGGAGAAGCTGTTATGGAACCAATAACTATAGCCATTATCTGTGCAACAGTATTTGGTGTCGTATCCGGCCTTGCTGCATTTATCAGACAGCTTATTCTCAGTCGCGACAAGAAACTAAATGACAAGGCGCAAAAAAAGGCATTAAACCAGGAGGCGCGAGAGCTTGAAAAGCTCCGTAACCAAATGGTTGATTTCAAACGCCTTGATTCACACTATCAGATGCTGGGTAACAACAAAGATGCCATTCAGTATCTTGATCAGAAAATTGAAGAAATTTTGAAAAGAAAGTACGAATTGATTGAGCGTTATGCCCAAATAACCACGAAAGAATCAGCAGAAATCGTTGCTGGAAATTATTCGGAAGAACGAAAGGAACTTTGCAACAAGCTAAAAGCTGAAATTGATAGTGAACTGGCGTTTTATGACAGTGAGCTGCAGCAATTGCAAAAGAGACGCGCAACGCTCTGGGATTCTCATTCGGAACTACAGCATAACCTGGTAGATCAGGAAAAGCTTAGAAACGAACATCTGGATAATTTGTATCAACAACATACCAGTGTTTTAGAAAAGGTGTATATAAGACATATTGAAAACACAGAGACAATAGCCAAAGACAGCATTGATGCAGGCACTCAGACATTCAAATCCTTGTTTGCATCACCTATTCAATACCTTATGAACTTATTTAAACCCTCCACCGGACTTACTGCGGGGCAGGCGCAAAAAGAAGCTGCGGCCAGGGACGCCGTGTCTGATGTTGAAGACAGTATTAACGACCCGGGAAAAGATTCGTCATTTAAAGTGCAATTCAAGCCTGGATTCAGAAAGGTTGAACTCACTTGACGGCATATAGCCGATAGCAGTACTAGAGAGGAACCCTGGCTTCAACCTGCCGAATCCCCGCGGCGCAGGCATCGAATCCCCGCGGCATAAGACTATCGAATCCCCGCGGCGTCGACCGCGGGGCCCACACGAAGCTATTTAGAATATCAGTCTTGCCAACTAAGGAGCATGTTTAAAAAGACCTGTTTCTGACTGCCTTTTCAATCGTTATTTCCGGCAACATGGCAACTCAGGGAGCATATTCCACAACAGGCATGGGCCCCGCGGTCGATGCCGCGGGGATTCGGCTGCATTGTGTAGATAGCTGTGGGTCGATGCCGCGGGGATTCGATAGTCTTATGCCACGGGGAGCGCTAGCTTCCACTTCAACAAATGCCAGATATTAGCCCAACTGTTCCGCTAATTGATCACCATTATGGATTTTTATTTATCAATTTTCATTTGTCAATTGATGGTAAATTATGCATAATCCAATACATCAAGTAAAAAGGAATCAACCAATGACATATATCAAAAGGAATGAGCAGGGAGAAATATGTGCTTTATTTGATAAGTTTATGCCCGGATTGGAGGAAGTAAGTTTTGATAATCCAGATGTGATCGCCTTTTTAAATCGATGTGAAGGAGATCATAAATTCAGGTTGATTCAGTCCGATCTGCAGCTTATTCGTGTGCTGGAAGATTTAATAGAGCTTCTGATAAGTAAAAATATCATTTCAATCACAGATTTCCCCCAACCGGTCATCAACAAGTTGTTGGCAAGACAAGGAATTCGTAAAAAAATTTCTGGTGCAATTGGTATGGAGTTTGAAGATGAAAGTTAAAGTATTACTCGCAGCAGCTGTGCTTGGTTTGAGTATTTCTCAGGTGAACGCAGCTAATATTGATGAGTTGTTGCCCAATGAAAAAAATACAGTGGAAATTTTTCAGAAATTTTCGCCCAAAGTTGTTTACGTACATCGCTTAACCACGGTGGTGAACCACTCTTTTGAACGAAGCAACGTGCCTGCTGGCGCCGGCTCAGGAATTATATGGGATAATCAAGGTCATATTGTCACTAACTTTCATGTTGTCAATGGCGCTGATGGATTAAGGGTCAGCCTCGGGAAAATGACTGTTCCAGCCAGAGTAGTGGGAGTGGAGCCCCGCAAAGATATTGCCGTGTTGAAAATTACCTCTCCTCAAGCCCTCGAATATTTGAAAAGTTTTGAATCGTTTCAGTTAGCACATAGCAATGACTTGTTAGTCGGACAAAAAGTCATGGCTATTGGCAACCCTTTTGGCCTGGACCACAGCCTTACTGTCGGTGTTATTTCCGCATTGGGCCGGCAAGTCCCTGGTGCCGGAGGAGTCAATATTCGTAATATGATTCAGACTGACGCCTCCATTAACCCTGGAAACTCAGGTGGGCCATTGCTGGACAGTAAGGGACGTTTGCTAGGGATGAATACCGCGATTTATTCCAACTCAGGTTCTTCTGCTGGGATTGGTTTTGCAGTTCCTGCTGATGATATTGAGCGTATAGTCCCCCAGCTGATTAAAAATGGCAGGGTAATGCTTTCCGGTATCGGTATTCAGCGCGTAGAACCCAATGTGGCTTCCCGCTTGGGTATCACTAACGGTATTTTGATTGGCGATATATTACCGCGCACGCCCGCAGATACAGTCGGCTTGAAGGCTACTTATCGTGATCATCTGGGACGTGTTGTCCTTGGGGATGTGATTGTGGCATTAAACGGTCATCCTGTTAAAGACTATGATGCTTTATATCAGTTATTGATCGATATCAAAGTAGGCGAGCCGATTACCCTGACAGTGAATCGCCATGGTAAAAATCTTAATTTCAAGATGAAAACAATTGATATTGCTGCTTACTAAATAGCTTAGCGTCTTTGCGAACGGATGAACGCAATCCAGAAACTGTGCCGAAACAGAGCCCCGATCTGGATTGCTTTGCCTTTGGCTCGCAATGACGGGCATCGTCTTTGCGAACGGAGTGAAGCAATCCAGAAATTGCGTCTAAAATGACGAAGTCAATATTAAGCACCGTACTCCTGACGATAGGCTTCAAGCGTTTCAAGCTCTTTAGTCATTTCTTTTTGCTTTAAATAATCCACCAAATCATGGAAATTAATAATGGAAAGCACATTTATCCCCTGCGCTTTTATTTCCTGAAGCGTAGAGACATCGCCCTTACCACGCTCGCAGCGATCCAGCGCAATGATAACAGTGCTAAGTCGACCGCCGTTTGCATTAATCAATGCCTGAGACTCCCGAAAGGCGGTGCCTGCGGTAATCACATCGTCAATCATTACCACCGGCCCAGAAAGCGGGGCGCCGATTAATTGCCCGCCTTCTCCATGATCCTTGGCTTCCTTGCGGTTAAAAGTGACCGTTGCATTGATATTCCTTTCGGCCAGGGCGATTGCTGTTGCTGTTGCAAGAGGAAGCCCTTTATAGGCCGGGCCAAATAACTGGCGGCAATCTGCTTTTTCTTCGATCAGCCTGTTGGCATAAAACTGGCCCAGCGTTTGAAGCGTGCTGCCATGGTAGAAAAGGCCGGCATTAAAGAAGTAGGGGCTGAGTCTGCCGGATTTTAGAGTGAAACTGCCAAATTTCAATACACCGCAATCCAGGGCAAATTCAATGAACCGTTCTTTGCTAAATCTATTTAGTGTGTTCAAAAAAAAATCTCCACGAATGTTTTTATAAAAAATCCTTAACAATCAATAAAAAGCTGTTATGCTAGAACAGGCCTTTAGCTTTAATATCATGAAGTATTTTAGCGCAAATGGCTCATACAGGATATTTATTCTAAGCTTTAAATGTGGTATGTCTATTAAAACAGACATGATATGACAGAAGGGGATTGTGATGTCGCAAAGAGAAAGTGGAACTGTAAAATGGTTCAATGAGAAAAAAGGATTTGGCTTTATTGTTAACCAGAATGGTGACGACATATTTGTCCATTATAAAGATATACAGGGTGCAGGATTCAAAACGCTTCATGAAAATGATGCAGTCACCTTCGTTCTTGATAAAGGACCAAAAGGATTGAAAGCTCAAGACGTGGTAGTCATTTCTGAATAAATTATCCCTGGTAACAAGGATAGTTCAGTATACCAGCTAAGCCGTTGCTCAGAGAGTCAATAACTACCTCTCCCGAGACGTTTTGCATTGATAAATCAGTATACCTGAAAGACAATGCAGTCTCTCTGTGCACTCCTGTTTATTTATTTCTTGACCAATATCTGCAGCACTCGTTATTATCAGCATTTATAGTAACTTCAAGACTATTTTACCTCCATTGTAGTGGATTGTGGCTCTTGCATTACCAACAATCTCCTGAATACCCCAATTAACGAGAGGAGAGATTGCATGGACTCCGAAAAACGAGTAGCAGTAATCACCGGTGCAGCCAGCGGAATCGGATTAGCGGTAACTGAAAAATGCCTGGCCGAGGGAATGAATGTGGTTATGGCAGATATATCAGTGACTAGTTTATGCGACAAGGTTGAACAACTAACCGCTAACTACGATTCTGATGTACTGGGTGTCGTCTGCGACGTCAGTCGTCCGGAAAGTCTGAGACATCTTGCCAGGCAAACCATCGAGAAGTTCAATCGAGTCGATTGGTTATTCAATAATGCGGGCATCAGCGGGCACTTAGCCCCTTTATGGGAGTTGACCAATGAACATCTCCGTAAAGTAATGGACATCAATCTGTTTGGGATCATACATGGCACCCAGGCGTTTTTGCCATTCATGTTTAAGCAGACTCATCGCTCGCATATTATCAACATGGCAAGTCTTTATGGTTTATGCAGCGGTTCGCAAATGACCGCCTATGCAATGTCAAAGCATGCCATTGTTGCTTTGTCGGAATCATTGCATTTTGATCTGCAACGGCTTTCAAAACCGGTTGATGTGTCTGTTGTCTGCCCTTCATTCGCAAATACCCAGCTGCTTAGTAATTCCTCGCCGCTTCATAATAACAGATTTCATGACATGCTTAGCGAGTTAATCGCCAGAAGCCGGCCAGCAGAGGATGTTGCTGAACATATCGTTAAAGAAGTAAAAAATAATGTGTTTTATATCTTGCCCGATCGAGAAGTCAAAGAATATTGCGAGCAGCGCACTCAGGCGATCCTGGAGCAAACGCCTCCGCATCAGCATAGCCTAGAAAAAATTGTGTCTTCTTTAAGCCGAAGGGCTGCGGCGGTTGAGTAGTAGTAAAACACGAATCCCGTGAGGATTCGTGTTTCAGCGTTGACGCGCTGTGTTTTGTTTTTCTCTAATGAGGCGTGGGGGAGTTATCTCCTTCTTTATCAGGCTCTTTATTTATAACTCCACGGTGCTTGGATAATAAACTAGCTTCTCTCGCCGTTGTAGTCATGCCTGTGGGTTTCGTACTGGCTTTAAAAAACGAGTGGTGGGTGATTGAACTCGAGCTTGAAGTTGATTTCGGGGGAGCAGGCATTAATGGATCGAGAGCGGTTACATCATAATCATCTGAATCAGAGTTAAGTTCTGGATTTGGGGTAACTCCAGGCAAACTGGACGCTTTGCCCAATACAGTAGGTGTCGCCGCTTGAGGCTGGGTGGGAAAAGATTTTGCTTTTTGCGCATACTTGGACATTCCCATTTCCGTATCCCGTTCTTTTCCTTTTTCGGGATCTTTCTCTTTACCCTTACCAACAACCATCTGCGCCAAACTACCCATACGTTCCATAAAACTTTCTTTTTTACTTGAAGTGGCCGATATTTCATTTACCTTTTGGGGTCGCGGCTCTGCAACGCTCCCTATATCTCCTGGACGATAATGATCAATGCAATTCACTTCACTGCAATTAAAGTTGGCAACATAAGCCTGCTCATAATTAGAAATAGGGCGGCAATCCGGCGTTATTAAGTCTGTGCCGGATTGGACAGTTTTAACTATAGTTACTGCGGCCATATTTTTAACTTCCGCTTTGTAATCAATATTCAGATTTCCTGTTCCCTCTAATGGGGTATAATAATGAATCACTTT encodes:
- a CDS encoding SDR family oxidoreductase, producing the protein MDSEKRVAVITGAASGIGLAVTEKCLAEGMNVVMADISVTSLCDKVEQLTANYDSDVLGVVCDVSRPESLRHLARQTIEKFNRVDWLFNNAGISGHLAPLWELTNEHLRKVMDINLFGIIHGTQAFLPFMFKQTHRSHIINMASLYGLCSGSQMTAYAMSKHAIVALSESLHFDLQRLSKPVDVSVVCPSFANTQLLSNSSPLHNNRFHDMLSELIARSRPAEDVAEHIVKEVKNNVFYILPDREVKEYCEQRTQAILEQTPPHQHSLEKIVSSLSRRAAAVE
- a CDS encoding cold-shock protein, producing MSQRESGTVKWFNEKKGFGFIVNQNGDDIFVHYKDIQGAGFKTLHENDAVTFVLDKGPKGLKAQDVVVISE
- the pyrE gene encoding orotate phosphoribosyltransferase, encoding MNTLNRFSKERFIEFALDCGVLKFGSFTLKSGRLSPYFFNAGLFYHGSTLQTLGQFYANRLIEEKADCRQLFGPAYKGLPLATATAIALAERNINATVTFNRKEAKDHGEGGQLIGAPLSGPVVMIDDVITAGTAFRESQALINANGGRLSTVIIALDRCERGKGDVSTLQEIKAQGINVLSIINFHDLVDYLKQKEMTKELETLEAYRQEYGA
- a CDS encoding S1C family serine protease, with the translated sequence MKVKVLLAAAVLGLSISQVNAANIDELLPNEKNTVEIFQKFSPKVVYVHRLTTVVNHSFERSNVPAGAGSGIIWDNQGHIVTNFHVVNGADGLRVSLGKMTVPARVVGVEPRKDIAVLKITSPQALEYLKSFESFQLAHSNDLLVGQKVMAIGNPFGLDHSLTVGVISALGRQVPGAGGVNIRNMIQTDASINPGNSGGPLLDSKGRLLGMNTAIYSNSGSSAGIGFAVPADDIERIVPQLIKNGRVMLSGIGIQRVEPNVASRLGITNGILIGDILPRTPADTVGLKATYRDHLGRVVLGDVIVALNGHPVKDYDALYQLLIDIKVGEPITLTVNRHGKNLNFKMKTIDIAAY
- a CDS encoding AsmA family protein, producing the protein MNFLKKLTLSLLGLTTALLISLWLLGKAMSTDNIRTYVSSQLSVMTHKKTVIKGDIGWQLLPQPGIKISKLEIGDGTQPDFNAKLDNLILNLRITPLLRGALVFSEFKVDGFSADIYSQPSLTTLPKPSKSTDSVSAPVLENHFAINRFLLSKGLVRIHNQDNVLTFSNIQIGTEELNFQDLSIPIQFKSAMSLINSGNSKTKAQIQFRGKTRFSPLFLSDPLSNWQSLAIDGQLQLQDILMGKLAINRIQGGASLKRKRFNISPLTISLYKGESVGDLDYNFENRQLKLNQTAAGLDSQKLLDDLLGKQLIRGKLDFSLHAEGDFRDVKYTQAEGSIMIKDGRIDTVNLNQVIDEVSKKVDQLFSMPADDLKKMLDFREFADLARNKGHTRFKLLSMQYKLSDNDLHTNSVVLQTDKLQLKGNGKLNLSDYSLSAELLTTVLAGNGKLEEVQQMLGGNFPLLVHGTLTQPQVIPDLKKINAKLGKFWLINSVAQPVKKLKAQFISIFKH